In one window of Kitasatospora sp. MMS16-BH015 DNA:
- a CDS encoding MFS transporter, with product MTSGGTATGTEQRISETAAAGPQRALITAHFISRVGNGLFNTAAILYFTFVVGLHPAQVGAGLTIAGLAGLAAGLPAGNLADRYGPRTVWLTTLTLQAVTMAAFVFIDGWLAFTLVATLDRLAATAAGAAGGALVARVGGERPAAFRARLRTFVNLGVVLGTLGAGFAIQLGTRAAYTGLILANAASFALAALVVLLGVPGYRPLPKPAGHRRWSVLADRPYVSFVALYSAMGLQYQTAALLLPLWLTAHTDAPRWTVALVNATSSGVCVLLQRRLGAKVETPTQGGRAFRRAGLLFLLSCPLMALTADVPAWVAPALAFLAVCVHSIGEVWESSAAFALGYGLAPDHAQGQYHGLFGIGFDTGQALAPLVLTGAVLALGQPGWLLLGVLFAALGAAGPPVAAWAERTRRPLAEPTGPSPSPSPIPIPAAAAETVG from the coding sequence ATGACCAGCGGGGGCACGGCCACAGGCACGGAGCAGCGGATATCCGAGACAGCGGCGGCCGGTCCGCAGCGCGCCCTGATCACCGCCCACTTCATCAGCCGGGTGGGCAACGGCCTGTTCAACACCGCCGCGATCCTCTACTTCACCTTCGTGGTGGGCCTGCACCCCGCCCAGGTCGGTGCCGGCCTGACCATCGCCGGCCTCGCGGGTCTCGCGGCCGGCCTGCCCGCAGGGAACCTCGCCGACCGGTACGGGCCGCGCACCGTCTGGCTGACCACCCTCACCCTGCAGGCCGTCACCATGGCGGCCTTCGTCTTCATCGACGGCTGGCTGGCCTTCACCCTGGTCGCCACCCTGGACCGGCTGGCCGCCACCGCCGCCGGCGCGGCGGGCGGCGCCCTGGTGGCCAGGGTCGGCGGCGAACGCCCCGCCGCCTTCCGGGCCCGGCTGCGCACCTTCGTCAACCTCGGCGTGGTGCTGGGCACCCTCGGCGCGGGCTTCGCCATCCAGCTCGGCACCCGGGCCGCCTACACCGGCCTGATCCTCGCCAACGCCGCCAGCTTCGCGCTGGCCGCCCTGGTCGTCCTGCTCGGCGTGCCGGGTTACCGCCCGCTGCCCAAGCCAGCCGGGCACCGCCGCTGGTCGGTGCTGGCCGACCGGCCGTACGTCTCCTTCGTCGCGCTCTACAGCGCCATGGGCCTGCAGTACCAGACCGCCGCCCTGCTGCTGCCGCTCTGGCTCACCGCCCACACCGACGCCCCGCGCTGGACGGTGGCCCTGGTCAACGCGACCAGCTCCGGCGTCTGCGTGCTGCTCCAGCGCCGGCTCGGCGCCAAGGTGGAGACCCCGACCCAGGGCGGCCGGGCCTTCCGCCGGGCCGGCCTGCTCTTCCTGCTCAGCTGCCCGCTGATGGCCCTGACCGCCGACGTGCCCGCCTGGGTGGCCCCGGCGCTCGCCTTCCTCGCGGTCTGCGTGCACAGCATCGGCGAGGTCTGGGAGTCCTCGGCCGCCTTCGCCCTCGGCTACGGCCTGGCCCCCGACCACGCCCAGGGCCAGTACCATGGCCTGTTCGGCATCGGCTTCGACACCGGCCAGGCCCTCGCCCCGCTGGTGCTGACCGGCGCGGTGCTGGCCCTCGGGCAGCCGGGCTGGCTGCTCCTGGGCGTCCTCTTCGCCGCCCTCGGCGCAGCCGGCCCCCCGGTGGCGGCCTGGGCCGAACGCACCCGCCGCCCGCTCGCCGAACCGACGGGCCCGAGTCCGAGTCCGAGCCCGATCCCGATCCCGGCCGCGGCCGCCGAGACCGTCGGTTAG
- a CDS encoding multicopper oxidase family protein, with amino-acid sequence MGESVGISRRSVLKAAAAAGLGVAVDQVAAGRAAAAASPAAAAFPQSAEAGRRVVAQTLDVRYAEVEVPGYGTVTTRAYNGTVPGPTLRVRGGDLLRLTQVNGLPPNPPHEGGPHTPHHPNSFNLHTHGMHVSPAGEADNVLREFAPRTAEEVAAGAPEPRYTTVIEVPADHPAGTYWYHPHLHGATAEQLAGGLAGVIVVEGDVDEVPEIRAADELVLCINELKLKDGKVPPFSSGGWMSGVPSVFTVNGAVNPTLGLRPGEVQRWRLVAATAFTALNIELTSSASNLTLHQIAQDGVTFAAPVARARLELAMGNRADVLVLGGQPGRYELRADGVAEPLLTVEVAGEAVEPPMRLPELLPPGRPLIEEQELTDPAAEREVLFHVDPNVFPGDFPNAYRVLGSHPTPAVDPDGDLGHDPAYGLFDPCYTNHTLRLGTVERWTVRTGETSPFLNHPFHLHTNQFLVTHRNGERLDPPVWHDTVGLAGGQPGESVTFLVRYQDFTGRTIAHCHHLHHEDLGMMQTVDYVR; translated from the coding sequence ATGGGAGAAAGTGTCGGGATCAGTCGCCGGTCGGTGCTCAAGGCGGCGGCCGCCGCCGGTCTCGGGGTGGCGGTGGATCAGGTCGCCGCCGGGCGGGCCGCCGCCGCAGCTTCCCCGGCGGCAGCGGCCTTCCCGCAGTCAGCCGAAGCGGGCCGGCGGGTGGTGGCGCAGACGCTGGACGTGCGGTACGCCGAGGTCGAGGTGCCGGGGTACGGCACGGTCACCACCCGGGCGTACAACGGGACGGTGCCGGGGCCGACGCTGCGGGTGCGCGGCGGCGACCTGCTGCGGCTGACCCAGGTCAACGGCCTGCCGCCGAACCCGCCGCACGAGGGCGGCCCGCACACCCCGCACCACCCCAACAGCTTCAACCTGCACACCCACGGGATGCACGTCTCCCCCGCCGGGGAGGCCGACAACGTGCTGCGCGAGTTCGCCCCGCGCACCGCCGAGGAGGTGGCGGCAGGCGCGCCGGAGCCCCGGTACACCACGGTCATCGAGGTGCCGGCCGACCACCCGGCCGGCACCTACTGGTACCACCCGCACCTGCACGGCGCCACGGCCGAACAGCTGGCCGGCGGCCTGGCCGGGGTGATCGTCGTCGAGGGCGACGTGGACGAAGTCCCGGAGATCCGGGCCGCCGACGAACTCGTGCTCTGCATCAACGAGTTGAAGCTCAAGGACGGCAAGGTGCCACCGTTCTCCTCGGGCGGCTGGATGTCGGGCGTCCCGTCCGTCTTCACCGTCAACGGCGCCGTCAACCCGACGCTGGGGCTGCGCCCGGGCGAGGTGCAGCGCTGGCGGCTGGTGGCGGCCACCGCGTTCACCGCCCTGAACATCGAACTCACAAGCAGTGCAAGCAATTTGACGTTGCATCAGATCGCCCAGGACGGCGTCACCTTCGCGGCGCCGGTCGCCCGGGCCCGCCTGGAGCTGGCCATGGGCAACCGTGCCGACGTCCTGGTGCTCGGCGGGCAGCCGGGACGGTACGAACTGCGCGCGGACGGGGTGGCCGAGCCGCTGCTGACGGTGGAGGTGGCGGGGGAAGCCGTCGAGCCGCCGATGCGGCTGCCCGAACTGCTGCCGCCGGGGCGGCCGTTGATCGAGGAGCAGGAGCTCACCGACCCGGCCGCGGAGCGCGAGGTGCTCTTCCACGTCGACCCGAACGTCTTCCCCGGCGACTTCCCCAACGCCTACCGCGTGCTGGGCTCGCACCCGACCCCGGCGGTCGATCCGGACGGGGATCTCGGGCACGACCCCGCCTACGGGCTGTTCGATCCCTGCTACACCAACCACACGCTGCGCCTGGGCACCGTCGAGCGCTGGACCGTCCGCACCGGCGAGACCTCGCCCTTCCTCAACCACCCCTTCCACCTGCACACCAACCAGTTCCTGGTCACCCACCGCAACGGCGAGCGGCTCGACCCGCCGGTCTGGCACGACACCGTCGGCCTGGCCGGCGGGCAGCCCGGCGAGTCGGTGACCTTCCTGGTCCGCTACCAGGACTTCACCGGCCGCACCATCGCGCACTGCCACCACCTCCACCACGAGGACCTTGGCATGATGCAGACCGTCGACTACGTCCGCTGA
- a CDS encoding VOC family protein, giving the protein MSDALEPPAPQVWPSLRARDARELIRFLVAAFGFEETVVYGEGDRVDHAQLCWPLGGGIMLGSARPEDAEDEWPLRPGTFGAYVVTDDPDGLHARALAAGAEITSPPHDTDYGSRDFAARDPEGNRWSFGTYRGEPRRG; this is encoded by the coding sequence GTGTCGGATGCGCTGGAGCCGCCGGCTCCGCAGGTGTGGCCGAGCCTGCGGGCGCGGGACGCACGGGAGTTGATCCGCTTCCTGGTGGCCGCCTTCGGCTTCGAGGAGACGGTGGTGTACGGCGAGGGCGACCGGGTGGACCACGCCCAGCTGTGCTGGCCGCTGGGCGGCGGGATCATGCTCGGCTCCGCCCGGCCTGAGGACGCCGAGGACGAGTGGCCGCTGCGGCCCGGCACCTTCGGCGCGTACGTGGTCACCGACGACCCGGACGGGCTGCACGCCCGCGCCCTGGCCGCCGGCGCCGAGATCACCTCGCCCCCGCACGACACCGACTACGGCTCGCGCGACTTCGCCGCCCGCGATCCGGAGGGCAACCGCTGGTCCTTCGGCACCTACCGAGGTGAGCCCAGGCGTGGCTGA
- a CDS encoding AMP-binding protein, producing the protein MTVQASYSSGSTAKPLLTETIGACLRRVAAERPGGEALVDVPSGRRWTYAELDHDVDELARDLRARGVVKGDRVGIWAPNCPEWVLVQYATARLGAVLVNINPAYRAHELAYVLDQAGISLLVSATSHRDSDYRAMVAEVAADCPGLRETLWIGDPSWQLKPGEGEFEELDCHEPINVQYTSGTTGFPKGATLSHHNILNNAHGVGALLGYTEQDRICVPVPFYHCFGMVLGNLAALSHRACVIIPAAGFDPAATLRAVAAERATSLYGVPTMFIAELGLPDFASHDLSSLRTGLMGGSPCPVEVMKKVTSDMHMAEVAIAYGMTETSPVSTLTRHDDDLAHRTETVGRVMPHVEVKIADPATGATVDRGTPGELRTRGYSVMLGYWDDPERTAEAVDEEGWMHTGDLAVMHEDGYVAIVGRIKDMIIRGGENVYPREIEEFLHRHPEIVDVQVVGVPDERYGEEVFAFVILRDPAATTLGQPELAEYCRGQLARYKTPRHVLVVDSFPMTVSGKVRKTELRELAERSLRDAGASSQS; encoded by the coding sequence GTGACGGTACAGGCGTCCTACTCCTCGGGCAGCACCGCCAAGCCCCTGTTGACGGAGACCATCGGCGCCTGCCTGCGCCGGGTCGCCGCCGAACGGCCCGGCGGCGAGGCGCTGGTGGACGTACCCTCCGGCCGTCGCTGGACCTACGCCGAACTCGACCACGACGTGGACGAATTGGCCCGCGACCTGCGGGCCCGCGGGGTGGTCAAGGGCGACCGGGTCGGGATCTGGGCGCCCAACTGTCCGGAGTGGGTGCTGGTGCAGTACGCCACCGCGCGGCTCGGCGCGGTGCTGGTCAACATCAACCCGGCCTACCGCGCCCACGAGTTGGCGTACGTGCTCGACCAGGCCGGGATCAGCCTGCTGGTCTCCGCCACCAGCCACCGGGACAGCGACTACCGGGCCATGGTGGCCGAGGTGGCCGCCGACTGCCCGGGCCTGCGCGAGACGCTCTGGATCGGCGACCCGAGCTGGCAACTCAAGCCGGGCGAGGGCGAGTTCGAGGAGCTGGACTGCCACGAGCCGATCAACGTGCAGTACACCTCCGGCACCACCGGCTTCCCCAAGGGCGCCACTCTCTCGCACCACAACATCCTCAACAACGCGCACGGCGTGGGCGCCCTGCTCGGCTACACCGAGCAGGACCGGATCTGCGTGCCGGTGCCCTTCTACCACTGCTTCGGGATGGTGCTCGGCAATCTCGCCGCGCTCAGCCACCGGGCCTGCGTGATCATCCCGGCCGCCGGCTTCGACCCGGCCGCCACCCTGCGCGCGGTGGCCGCCGAACGGGCCACCTCGCTCTACGGCGTGCCCACCATGTTCATCGCCGAGCTGGGCCTGCCCGACTTCGCGAGCCACGACCTCTCCTCGCTGCGGACCGGCCTGATGGGCGGCTCGCCCTGCCCGGTGGAGGTGATGAAGAAGGTCACCTCGGACATGCACATGGCCGAGGTGGCGATCGCGTACGGGATGACCGAGACCTCGCCGGTCTCCACCCTGACCAGGCACGACGACGACCTGGCCCACCGCACCGAGACGGTCGGCCGGGTGATGCCGCACGTGGAGGTGAAGATCGCCGACCCGGCCACCGGCGCCACCGTCGACCGCGGCACCCCCGGGGAGCTGCGCACCCGGGGCTACTCGGTGATGCTCGGCTACTGGGACGATCCCGAGCGGACGGCCGAGGCGGTGGACGAGGAGGGCTGGATGCACACCGGCGACCTCGCGGTGATGCACGAGGACGGGTACGTGGCCATCGTCGGCCGGATCAAGGACATGATCATCCGGGGCGGGGAGAACGTCTACCCCCGGGAGATCGAGGAGTTCCTGCACCGCCACCCCGAGATCGTGGACGTGCAGGTGGTCGGCGTGCCGGACGAGCGCTACGGCGAGGAGGTCTTCGCCTTCGTGATCCTGCGCGACCCGGCGGCCACCACCCTCGGCCAGCCCGAGCTGGCCGAGTACTGCCGGGGACAGCTGGCCCGCTACAAGACCCCGCGCCACGTGCTGGTGGTCGACTCCTTCCCGATGACGGTCAGCGGCAAGGTGCGCAAGACCGAGCTGCGGGAGCTGGCCGAGCGCTCGCTGCGCGACGCCGGGGCCTCGTCGCAGAGCTGA